The following coding sequences are from one Haloferax litoreum window:
- a CDS encoding oligopeptide/dipeptide ABC transporter ATP-binding protein: MSRVDESSTGSDQHDEPLISLENVEVHFEKEQGLFELFEDPDVVKAVDGVSLDIEENDVLALVGESGCGKTTLGKTTIGLQRPTGGTVTYKGQDIWAAKDGNGEMSFDEIRSSLQIIHQDPGSSLNPNRRILNILAEPIKLTHPEVGASERRERIHALLERVGMNPAADFADRYPHQLSGGEKQRVALSRALLMNPDVILADEAISALDVSLRVEMMDLMLDLQADFDTSFVFVSHDLSNARYFAEHGDGRIGVMYLGNLVEVGPADQLIDDPSHPYTNVLRWATPNLSRHSGEAGEPPMRKIDIPDPVNPPSGCRFHTRCPEAREACREVTPQLRQSGESAGHRVACFRDDPDHAYWDSDPLTD, from the coding sequence GTGAGCCGTGTCGACGAATCGTCGACTGGTTCCGACCAGCACGACGAACCACTCATCTCACTCGAGAACGTCGAAGTCCACTTCGAAAAAGAGCAGGGATTGTTCGAACTCTTCGAGGACCCGGACGTGGTCAAAGCAGTCGATGGCGTCTCACTCGACATCGAGGAGAACGATGTCCTCGCACTCGTTGGAGAGAGTGGGTGTGGGAAGACCACACTCGGGAAGACGACCATCGGACTCCAGCGGCCGACGGGTGGGACGGTGACGTACAAAGGCCAGGACATCTGGGCCGCCAAAGACGGCAACGGAGAGATGTCGTTCGACGAGATTCGGTCGTCACTCCAGATTATCCACCAAGACCCCGGAAGCTCGCTCAATCCAAACCGCCGGATTCTGAACATCCTCGCAGAACCGATCAAGCTCACTCACCCAGAGGTCGGTGCCAGCGAGCGGCGCGAGCGGATTCACGCGCTTCTCGAACGAGTCGGGATGAACCCTGCAGCGGACTTCGCCGACCGATACCCACACCAACTCAGTGGAGGAGAGAAACAGCGCGTGGCGCTTTCTCGTGCCCTCTTGATGAATCCCGACGTCATCCTCGCAGACGAGGCGATAAGCGCACTCGACGTCTCGTTACGGGTCGAAATGATGGACCTGATGCTCGATTTGCAGGCGGATTTCGACACCTCGTTCGTCTTCGTCTCTCACGACCTCTCGAACGCACGGTACTTCGCAGAACACGGAGATGGTCGCATCGGTGTGATGTATCTCGGGAATCTGGTCGAAGTCGGTCCAGCAGACCAACTCATCGACGACCCCAGTCACCCCTACACCAACGTCCTCCGCTGGGCGACACCTAACCTGTCCCGTCATTCGGGTGAGGCTGGTGAGCCACCGATGCGGAAGATAGACATCCCAGACCCAGTGAACCCACCGAGTGGATGTCGTTTCCACACTCGCTGTCCCGAAGCACGTGAAGCGTGCCGTGAGGTGACTCCACAACTACGGCAGTCCGGCGAGAGTGCCGGGCATCGCGTCGCCTGCTTCAGGGACGACCCGGACCATGCCTACTGGGATAGTGACCCTCTGACGGATTAA
- a CDS encoding CRTAC1 family protein, translated as MVARRVLTFALALAVVLAGLSLGPTFLDQDADTPEPARLAFSDVTEQSGLDYEADGSGVGSGNSGVYVADVNRDSWPDLLTTGGETPALFVNDGGHFSRTGALTSVDHHIKSAVFVDVERDGWTDLLLFTTKGTVISFRNDAGTFVKTEYGLGNLTYPLGATAADYDQDGDTDLFVYQSGSWHDRKPAGYFSLDEGIGDDNGNENYLYENVDGTFQRVESAGITGRHWSLAASFADVTGDGYPDIHVANDYNNDTLYVNTGDGQFERHTLGGSTARNGMSSEVADITEDGRPDVFVSNIWFPNLEGNMSKERYERLKRLLDFVVHSGRTKGNTLLVNQGEGTFVDDADELGVRHGGWGWAASATDFDNDGDRDIVHTTQIVVRVNRTNPVYTYPMVFQRHDDGFAHVNASTHGMAETDGRGMATLDFDHDGQQEVVVATYDDRFVVYDNQATTDAGAIQFRVTDENGATALGAVVTVRTEEREHVVQQTANVDYLSQDSRTEHVGVGEHETVTLDVEWPDGTTRTFEDVESTQRLRIQKSGLVVTSSQNATV; from the coding sequence ATGGTCGCACGCCGTGTTCTCACGTTTGCACTGGCCCTCGCAGTGGTCCTCGCGGGACTCTCACTTGGACCGACGTTCCTCGACCAAGACGCCGACACCCCCGAACCTGCCCGACTCGCGTTCTCGGACGTCACCGAGCAATCGGGCCTCGACTACGAAGCAGATGGGAGCGGCGTCGGAAGCGGAAACTCCGGCGTCTACGTGGCGGACGTGAACAGAGATTCGTGGCCGGACCTCCTGACTACCGGTGGCGAAACTCCAGCACTGTTCGTGAACGACGGAGGCCACTTCTCGCGGACTGGCGCCCTGACGTCGGTCGACCACCACATCAAGAGCGCCGTGTTCGTCGACGTCGAACGCGACGGATGGACGGATTTGCTCTTGTTCACCACCAAGGGGACCGTGATATCGTTCCGAAACGACGCTGGAACGTTCGTCAAAACCGAATACGGCCTCGGCAACCTCACGTATCCCCTCGGCGCGACTGCAGCAGATTACGACCAAGACGGCGACACCGACCTGTTCGTCTACCAGTCTGGGTCGTGGCACGACCGGAAACCGGCAGGGTACTTCAGTCTCGACGAAGGCATCGGCGACGACAACGGGAACGAGAACTATCTGTACGAGAACGTCGACGGAACGTTCCAACGAGTCGAATCCGCGGGAATCACCGGCCGTCATTGGAGCCTCGCCGCCAGTTTCGCCGACGTGACTGGTGATGGCTACCCAGACATTCACGTCGCGAACGACTACAACAACGACACACTCTACGTCAACACCGGTGACGGGCAGTTCGAGCGCCACACCCTCGGCGGGTCGACGGCACGGAACGGGATGTCTTCCGAAGTGGCAGACATCACCGAGGACGGACGACCCGACGTCTTCGTCTCGAACATCTGGTTCCCCAACCTCGAGGGGAACATGTCCAAAGAACGGTACGAACGGCTCAAGCGCCTCCTCGACTTCGTCGTCCACTCCGGACGAACCAAAGGCAACACACTGCTGGTCAATCAGGGCGAGGGTACGTTCGTCGACGATGCAGACGAACTCGGCGTCCGACACGGTGGATGGGGCTGGGCAGCGAGCGCGACAGACTTCGACAACGACGGCGACCGGGACATCGTACACACGACGCAAATCGTGGTCAGAGTCAACCGAACCAACCCCGTCTACACGTATCCGATGGTCTTTCAGCGGCACGACGATGGGTTCGCACACGTGAACGCGAGCACACACGGGATGGCAGAGACCGATGGTCGCGGTATGGCGACGCTCGACTTCGACCACGACGGTCAGCAAGAAGTCGTCGTCGCGACGTACGACGACCGGTTCGTGGTCTACGACAATCAGGCAACGACAGACGCCGGGGCGATACAGTTCCGAGTCACCGACGAGAACGGCGCAACGGCGCTCGGTGCGGTCGTGACCGTCCGTACAGAAGAACGCGAGCACGTAGTCCAGCAAACGGCGAACGTCGACTATCTCTCGCAAGATAGCCGTACCGAGCACGTCGGGGTTGGAGAACACGAGACGGTCACGCTCGATGTCGAGTGGCCCGACGGGACGACTCGAACCTTCGAAGACGTCGAGAGTACCCAGCGACTTCGCATCCAGAAGTCGGGCCTCGTCGTCACCTCGTCGCAAAACGCGACTGTCTGA
- a CDS encoding ABC transporter permease, with translation MSNYYVRRTGRVFATIFAVATLTFGLIRLLPGGPFTQLRAQLLRQGVPASEVDARIANLQNINPNEPLWQQYLDYMGSVAQGNFGESISLGEPVARVIAEAVPWTVFVVLVSTILMFAVGIFLGSLQAYWEGSRFDKAFSGLSIALMSVPFYVVAVISLYIFSYQWGWLPTAGTVGASVEKELSVPFLLSALEHSILPIFSYTLGGIGGQALAMRGNSIQVLGNDYVRVARLRGLADRRIATRYVARNAILPMYTGFLLLLGFRLSGTVILEQIFSYTGLGYYMFAALKANDYPLMMATFLVITVALIVGVYIADLTYSKIDPRISAGGSDEAY, from the coding sequence ATGAGTAACTACTACGTCCGTCGGACGGGCAGGGTGTTCGCTACTATCTTCGCGGTGGCGACGCTCACGTTCGGACTGATTCGCCTCCTTCCAGGCGGACCCTTCACGCAATTGCGCGCGCAACTGCTCCGACAGGGTGTTCCGGCATCGGAAGTCGACGCTCGGATTGCGAATCTCCAGAACATCAACCCCAACGAACCGCTCTGGCAGCAATATCTGGATTACATGGGTTCGGTGGCTCAGGGGAATTTCGGTGAGTCCATCTCGCTGGGCGAACCGGTGGCACGAGTCATCGCCGAAGCGGTGCCGTGGACGGTGTTCGTCGTCCTCGTGTCGACGATTCTCATGTTCGCCGTCGGTATCTTCCTCGGGTCGTTACAGGCCTACTGGGAAGGCTCTCGGTTCGACAAGGCGTTCAGTGGTCTCTCGATTGCCCTGATGTCGGTCCCCTTCTACGTCGTCGCCGTCATCTCACTGTACATCTTCTCGTACCAGTGGGGATGGTTGCCGACGGCGGGAACAGTCGGGGCCAGCGTCGAGAAGGAACTGAGCGTCCCGTTCTTGCTCAGTGCACTCGAACACAGCATCTTGCCCATCTTCTCGTACACGCTTGGCGGGATTGGTGGGCAGGCGTTAGCCATGCGTGGGAACAGTATCCAGGTACTCGGTAACGACTACGTCCGTGTCGCAAGACTCCGAGGACTCGCCGACCGCCGAATCGCAACCCGGTACGTCGCGAGGAACGCCATCCTTCCGATGTACACAGGATTCTTACTGCTCCTCGGATTCCGCCTGTCGGGGACCGTCATTCTGGAGCAGATATTCTCGTACACCGGACTCGGATACTACATGTTCGCCGCACTGAAGGCGAACGACTACCCGCTCATGATGGCGACGTTCCTCGTCATCACCGTCGCACTCATCGTCGGTGTCTACATCGCCGACCTGACTTACAGCAAGATAGACCCACGAATCAGTGCCGGAGGTTCTGATGAAGCGTACTGA
- a CDS encoding ABC transporter substrate-binding protein, translated as MVGATNNGVPTNLHLNPEATQNYDPRAGNFVFERFAAYNFATGEFEMAALEAWSIEGQTVTLTLRDDLTWDTGEDVTARDVLTQFRLMKKMKASLWDFTESVEQGEDDKTVVLNLKRPSNPEVIKHTLANGSLRLFAYHPTFEQFLDKGAEELQQFKYEGDVVASGPFSVESKSKQSWELTRNPEYYGADNINFAGISLLSRGDNTALQQGLMGRELDFVTSLFAPPKIVANFPDSVEEVAISAKWGYGVLFNHDDPDFGKRNVRQAVAHVINRQQVAENAGPRTKAPAPKVTGVAPNDQETWLGDAYDSFESYGMAESQTDKAAALLREAGYSKEGGTWKHSSGRTLGGTYYTPAGWTDWTTATNTVVDQLNSFGFDFEISQKPTGDYFGGYVESNFKIGAFYWMPGGARSAFPYFPLRWQLNIPDIDGGHNFPEGEQTVPGMDGGEMSIDPLSEIQEVSTTQDRATTEEIIKRVAWHHNQNLPVLGLVSKLDQSWLTDDEWDIPEEGSDERAVKWPSEWLPRQGQLMAEK; from the coding sequence ATGGTCGGTGCCACGAACAACGGCGTCCCGACGAACCTGCACCTGAACCCGGAAGCGACACAGAACTACGACCCACGAGCAGGGAACTTCGTCTTCGAACGCTTCGCAGCCTACAACTTTGCGACCGGTGAGTTCGAGATGGCCGCCCTCGAAGCGTGGTCTATCGAGGGACAGACGGTGACGCTCACGCTCCGCGACGACCTGACGTGGGACACTGGCGAGGACGTGACCGCACGTGACGTCCTGACCCAGTTCCGCCTGATGAAGAAGATGAAAGCGTCGCTCTGGGACTTCACCGAGAGCGTCGAACAGGGCGAAGACGACAAGACTGTCGTTCTCAACCTGAAGCGACCATCCAACCCGGAAGTCATCAAACACACTCTCGCCAACGGTTCACTCCGACTGTTCGCCTACCACCCGACCTTCGAACAGTTCCTCGACAAGGGAGCCGAAGAACTCCAGCAGTTCAAATACGAAGGAGACGTGGTGGCGAGTGGCCCCTTCTCGGTCGAGTCGAAGTCGAAGCAGTCGTGGGAACTCACGAGGAACCCCGAGTACTACGGCGCTGATAACATCAACTTCGCGGGTATCTCGCTTCTCTCGCGGGGAGACAATACGGCACTCCAACAGGGCCTGATGGGCCGCGAACTCGACTTCGTCACGAGCCTCTTCGCGCCGCCGAAGATTGTCGCCAACTTCCCCGACTCCGTCGAAGAAGTCGCTATATCCGCGAAGTGGGGGTACGGCGTCCTGTTCAACCACGACGACCCCGACTTCGGGAAGCGAAACGTCCGACAGGCCGTCGCCCACGTCATTAACCGCCAGCAGGTCGCCGAGAACGCAGGGCCGCGAACGAAAGCTCCCGCTCCGAAGGTCACTGGCGTCGCTCCGAACGACCAGGAAACGTGGCTCGGTGACGCGTACGACTCCTTCGAGAGTTACGGCATGGCAGAGTCCCAGACGGACAAAGCCGCTGCGCTCCTTCGTGAGGCTGGCTACTCGAAAGAAGGCGGTACGTGGAAACACAGCAGTGGCCGAACGCTCGGTGGAACGTACTACACACCCGCTGGCTGGACGGACTGGACCACGGCGACGAACACTGTCGTCGACCAGCTGAACTCGTTCGGCTTCGACTTCGAAATCAGCCAGAAACCGACGGGCGATTACTTCGGCGGCTACGTCGAATCCAACTTCAAGATAGGTGCGTTCTACTGGATGCCCGGAGGGGCGCGGTCGGCGTTCCCGTACTTCCCGCTCCGTTGGCAGCTCAACATCCCGGACATCGACGGCGGGCACAACTTCCCGGAGGGTGAACAGACGGTCCCCGGAATGGACGGCGGCGAGATGTCTATCGACCCACTGTCGGAGATTCAGGAAGTTTCGACCACGCAGGACCGAGCTACGACGGAGGAAATCATCAAGCGTGTCGCGTGGCACCACAATCAGAACCTTCCAGTGTTGGGACTGGTTTCGAAACTCGACCAGTCGTGGCTCACTGACGACGAGTGGGACATCCCGGAGGAAGGAAGCGACGAACGAGCAGTCAAGTGGCCAAGCGAGTGGCTCCCACGCCAGGGCCAGCTCATGGCCGAGAAATGA
- a CDS encoding DUF7405 family protein, translating to MAPNRARGLSRRDFVTAAVAIGGTSALTACMEREQSTSGDPATSVESESTSTAEFPRGDPDAIPSGQHRWGEYLVRDAHGNTVPPQQLVTIGLGYEGSVPPTDEEREQVESALRTLEEAFQWGTGGNAGAAFNRGLLFMLGYAPRYFDAVGQTPDQLSTPEDVLDAVGEDPAKADPYDAVLLMTSDIGSIVLAAEEALFGELDEVNGVSVDATFEGVFSKEGRHTGYVGKGLPADKLDEERIPEDAPLSMGFKSGFRGNLPAEDAVTLSSGPFAGGTTIASSTLLIDLDRWYDQQSDERVAEMFCPAHTTDDVGPTGDKLGSDSGITEEDVGRIEEDANSRGRVGHTQKVARARDDQFEPRILRRAEGVATNQHDRAGFEFNSVQRTMDDFVETRRAMNPEEYDFDVPAENHGIVDYLETLRRGSYLAPPRELRALPVV from the coding sequence GTGGCCCCAAACAGAGCACGGGGGCTCTCCCGCCGCGATTTCGTCACAGCAGCCGTGGCGATTGGCGGGACGAGTGCCCTCACAGCGTGTATGGAGCGAGAGCAATCGACGAGCGGCGACCCGGCAACGTCCGTCGAATCCGAATCGACATCGACGGCCGAATTTCCTCGGGGGGACCCCGACGCAATCCCCTCAGGGCAACATCGCTGGGGTGAGTACCTCGTTCGTGACGCACACGGGAACACGGTTCCGCCCCAACAACTCGTCACGATTGGACTCGGGTACGAAGGGTCGGTTCCCCCCACGGATGAAGAACGAGAACAGGTAGAATCCGCCCTCCGAACGCTCGAAGAAGCCTTTCAGTGGGGGACCGGTGGCAACGCGGGGGCGGCGTTCAACCGTGGCCTCCTCTTCATGCTCGGATACGCCCCACGGTACTTCGATGCGGTTGGGCAGACCCCAGACCAACTTTCGACACCCGAAGACGTCCTCGACGCTGTCGGAGAAGACCCTGCAAAAGCAGACCCGTACGATGCTGTACTGCTCATGACGAGCGACATCGGGTCCATCGTCCTCGCCGCCGAAGAAGCGCTCTTCGGTGAACTCGACGAGGTGAACGGAGTCTCTGTCGACGCAACGTTCGAGGGAGTGTTCTCGAAAGAAGGCCGACACACGGGGTACGTTGGAAAGGGCCTTCCCGCCGACAAGCTAGACGAAGAGCGCATTCCAGAGGACGCCCCACTCTCGATGGGATTCAAGTCCGGGTTCCGCGGCAACCTCCCCGCAGAGGATGCAGTCACACTCTCGTCGGGACCGTTCGCCGGTGGGACGACGATTGCGTCCTCGACACTCCTCATCGACCTCGACCGATGGTACGACCAGCAATCAGACGAGCGTGTCGCAGAGATGTTCTGCCCCGCTCATACGACCGACGACGTGGGACCGACGGGCGATAAACTCGGCAGCGACAGCGGCATCACGGAGGAGGATGTCGGTCGCATCGAAGAAGACGCCAACTCCCGTGGGCGCGTCGGGCACACCCAAAAGGTCGCTCGGGCCAGAGACGACCAGTTCGAACCCCGCATCCTCCGCAGAGCGGAGGGTGTCGCAACGAACCAACACGACAGAGCAGGATTCGAGTTTAACTCCGTCCAACGAACCATGGACGACTTCGTCGAGACGCGACGGGCGATGAATCCCGAGGAGTACGACTTCGACGTCCCAGCAGAAAACCACGGCATCGTCGACTACCTCGAGACGCTCCGTCGAGGAAGTTACCTGGCACCGCCGCGGGAACTGCGGGCGCTTCCGGTGGTCTAG
- a CDS encoding ABC transporter permease, with protein sequence MKRTEGHESSTLATDGAGVDWRGSASSSVTVTREERLREFYEENVLKPMIVAWSDSRTRLGLLIIGFYLLLSLVAIFGLWREPSTSQAPRYLMLFENMKYPLGTTASGTDLAALIIHSTPDILLMVTSGGLWATGIAVLVGTVAGYKGGSVGRVLMSISDFVMAIPGLPLVMILAITFNPKNPILLGIIININYWAGLGRSIHSQVLTIRENNYVEASRTMGVSTPRIILKDVIPNIMPYVTVNFVFAARYVVFASIGLFFLGVLPYSDQNWGVTLNFAYSGGALFSWSAAHWLLVPMAAIIGLSIGLILLGQGMDRVFNPRVRTRLTGESESTASGDEKDTGMTEVL encoded by the coding sequence ATGAAGCGTACTGAGGGACACGAGTCCAGCACGCTGGCTACGGACGGTGCTGGCGTCGACTGGCGCGGTTCGGCTTCGTCGTCGGTGACGGTGACTCGTGAGGAGCGACTTCGGGAGTTCTACGAAGAAAACGTCTTGAAACCGATGATAGTCGCGTGGTCGGACAGCAGAACCCGACTCGGACTGCTCATCATCGGCTTCTACCTACTGTTGTCTCTCGTGGCCATCTTCGGTCTCTGGCGAGAACCCTCGACGAGTCAGGCTCCCCGGTACCTGATGCTGTTCGAGAACATGAAGTACCCACTCGGGACGACCGCATCGGGGACAGACCTCGCCGCACTCATCATCCACTCGACCCCTGACATCCTGTTGATGGTCACCTCGGGTGGACTCTGGGCGACCGGTATCGCTGTCCTCGTCGGAACCGTCGCTGGCTACAAGGGCGGTTCTGTCGGACGCGTGTTGATGTCGATATCGGACTTCGTCATGGCCATCCCCGGTCTGCCACTGGTGATGATTCTCGCGATTACGTTCAACCCCAAGAACCCTATCCTGCTCGGCATCATCATCAACATCAATTACTGGGCTGGCCTCGGCCGGTCCATCCATTCACAGGTACTGACGATTCGAGAGAATAACTACGTCGAAGCCTCACGGACGATGGGCGTGAGCACGCCGCGAATCATCCTGAAGGACGTGATTCCGAACATCATGCCGTACGTGACGGTCAACTTCGTGTTCGCCGCACGGTACGTCGTGTTCGCATCTATCGGCCTGTTCTTCCTCGGTGTGCTGCCGTACTCCGACCAGAACTGGGGTGTCACCCTGAACTTCGCGTACAGTGGTGGTGCCCTGTTCTCTTGGAGTGCTGCACACTGGCTTCTCGTCCCGATGGCCGCGATTATCGGTCTCTCGATTGGGCTCATCCTCCTCGGACAGGGTATGGACCGGGTGTTCAACCCGCGCGTTCGCACTCGTCTGACGGGAGAGTCTGAATCGACGGCTTCGGGCGACGAGAAAGACACCGGCATGACGGAGGTACTGTAG
- a CDS encoding ABC transporter ATP-binding protein yields MTAKQHGTANTTTSMTTDDPIIEITNAAVTYDGGETFVLDHVSTSIERGEILGIVGESGSGKSMFADSMLDAIPDPGRLSGEILYHRDDGTTVDVLELSDDELREFRWEEVAMVFQGAMSSFNPTMKIGGHFKETLKAHDADVTSGMEFARELLSDLYLDPERVLDSYPHELSGGMQQRALIALSLILEPEVLVMDEPTAALDLLMQRSILTLLEDLQEKYDLTMVFITHDLPLVAELADRMAVMYAFQLIEVGNREQLIGNSGHPYTRALLNATPDIEAPLDEMRPIEGQSPAPINVPQGCSFAPRCPLATEECRVEDPAFTQLDSGHAVACHHPEDARDEITLHFERSEESATVSGGDDS; encoded by the coding sequence ATGACAGCCAAACAGCACGGCACTGCCAACACCACGACATCCATGACGACAGACGACCCAATCATCGAAATCACCAACGCGGCCGTCACGTACGACGGCGGCGAGACGTTCGTGTTGGACCACGTGAGCACGTCTATCGAACGTGGGGAGATTCTCGGTATCGTGGGAGAGAGTGGGAGCGGCAAGTCGATGTTCGCCGACTCGATGCTCGACGCTATCCCCGACCCCGGACGACTGTCCGGTGAGATACTCTACCATCGCGACGATGGGACCACAGTCGACGTACTAGAACTCTCCGACGACGAACTCCGGGAGTTTCGGTGGGAAGAGGTTGCGATGGTCTTCCAGGGCGCGATGAGTTCGTTCAACCCGACGATGAAGATTGGTGGGCACTTCAAAGAGACGCTGAAGGCCCACGACGCTGACGTTACGTCGGGGATGGAGTTCGCCCGGGAACTCCTCTCTGACCTGTACCTCGACCCAGAGCGTGTGTTGGACTCGTACCCACACGAACTCTCCGGGGGGATGCAACAGCGAGCACTCATCGCGCTGTCGCTCATCCTCGAACCCGAGGTACTGGTGATGGACGAACCGACTGCCGCCCTCGACCTCCTGATGCAGCGTTCCATTCTGACGCTCCTCGAGGACTTACAGGAGAAGTACGATCTGACGATGGTGTTCATCACCCACGACCTGCCACTGGTCGCCGAACTCGCCGACCGGATGGCCGTCATGTACGCCTTCCAACTCATCGAGGTCGGCAATCGTGAGCAACTCATCGGGAATAGTGGTCACCCCTATACGCGCGCGTTACTCAACGCGACGCCCGACATCGAAGCACCACTCGACGAGATGCGACCAATCGAAGGACAGAGTCCAGCACCGATCAACGTTCCACAGGGGTGCTCGTTCGCACCACGTTGTCCACTTGCCACTGAAGAGTGCCGGGTCGAAGACCCAGCGTTCACGCAACTCGACTCCGGCCACGCCGTGGCCTGTCACCACCCCGAAGACGCACGAGACGAGATTACGCTGCACTTCGAGCGTTCCGAGGAGTCCGCAACGGTCTCAGGAGGTGATGATTCGTGA